From a region of the Acinetobacter calcoaceticus genome:
- a CDS encoding phage tail protein — protein sequence MASNNRVEVHVGAKTSELKKGMDDAEKIVSASAKQIENSTKGVKFKFDLSSVKQQFDDVSKSISEGFSNQISEAFGGSKIGSAFDGIASKLGVLRGGALVAAGAVAGLAVGGAAVAAAGMATLAIEVANNNVELARFSALANTSIQTFQGLSGAAQTLGFSQEKVSDMMKDFNEKLGEFASVGSGGAMDFFEQIAVKTEGGAAGAKKLAEEMSKMDGVEALQTYVDKLEEAGVNQQQMSFYLESMGSDLTAMIPILQDGGKLWKEYQSAMEEAGIITGDEAIQKSIELKAQTEVLQMQYAGLKNQLAQAVMPALSGVISHFMNGTTKGGAFTGVIQALGSVAKGVAVVIVGLGAGLQNLVRLMSGVMSNLRTIGSTAVNFVNADGILAKGKALAGGVKAIWTETKDTVVDIAGTTKAAINSASSIFSGTPSFDRLSQAKIDIQNAQLGSRGGSKGVTSGIGQNKALNPDGGKSDKSKQGKSDAVRQAEQAAKALADIRYKYASEEKKVALDLQKALDEIEKSKMTADEKAAAKVKAEKDASDKIITIRLKEFEEYKKAREEQIENYQQQAQRLYEIEAARIQAEYDAKKISNVRKVQLEKQLEDQLREIKRQGLLERLALENEQTGITGKQGNQNQITNNISDLETDQGVADTKSMGLISDAEMKDFEDKFGGFTSRLSNLWDQGIQSLMNGTLTWSNATKAVLADMGAFALQSATKELQGWLRIQAIKLARKLGFVGAETAAEATGQAAQTGATIAGEATRTGVTAAGGLTRLGLKAAEAVKGIMMSAWEAMAGAFKAMVSIPYIGPVLAVGAGAAAFGLVAGLAGKIKSARGGYDIPSGVNPVTQLHEDEMVLPSQHANTIREMGKAMRSGASFGAAAAAEGGGGGPSIHISAVDAKSIERLLKKNGRAVANGLNSYARGFGKNGK from the coding sequence ATGGCAAGTAACAATCGCGTAGAAGTACATGTGGGTGCGAAAACATCCGAGCTTAAAAAAGGCATGGATGATGCAGAAAAAATTGTTTCTGCTTCTGCCAAACAAATTGAAAATTCTACCAAAGGGGTTAAATTTAAATTTGACCTTTCAAGTGTTAAGCAACAGTTCGATGATGTTTCTAAGTCTATCTCAGAAGGATTTAGTAACCAAATTAGTGAAGCATTCGGCGGTTCAAAAATAGGTTCAGCATTTGATGGTATTGCTTCCAAGTTAGGAGTTCTACGTGGCGGTGCACTGGTTGCGGCTGGGGCAGTTGCGGGTTTAGCTGTGGGAGGAGCAGCAGTAGCTGCTGCAGGTATGGCGACGCTAGCGATTGAAGTTGCAAATAATAATGTTGAACTCGCAAGATTTTCAGCTCTGGCGAATACTTCGATACAAACATTTCAGGGATTATCTGGCGCAGCCCAAACTTTAGGGTTTTCCCAAGAAAAAGTCTCAGACATGATGAAAGACTTCAATGAAAAACTTGGAGAATTTGCATCTGTAGGTTCTGGTGGTGCAATGGACTTTTTTGAGCAAATTGCCGTTAAAACAGAAGGTGGTGCGGCAGGTGCGAAAAAGCTTGCAGAAGAAATGTCCAAGATGGATGGCGTGGAGGCATTACAAACGTATGTTGATAAGCTGGAAGAAGCTGGAGTCAACCAGCAGCAAATGTCATTTTATTTAGAAAGTATGGGATCTGATCTTACAGCTATGATTCCTATTTTGCAGGATGGCGGTAAGCTTTGGAAAGAATACCAGTCAGCGATGGAAGAAGCAGGGATTATTACTGGTGATGAGGCAATACAAAAGTCCATTGAATTGAAGGCACAAACCGAAGTACTTCAAATGCAGTACGCTGGTTTAAAAAATCAATTGGCTCAAGCAGTGATGCCCGCTTTAAGCGGTGTTATTAGCCATTTTATGAATGGCACCACAAAAGGTGGAGCTTTTACAGGTGTTATTCAGGCGTTAGGCTCAGTTGCCAAAGGCGTAGCGGTTGTTATTGTTGGGCTTGGAGCTGGGTTGCAAAATCTTGTGCGTTTAATGTCTGGTGTGATGAGTAACCTAAGGACCATTGGAAGTACTGCTGTAAACTTTGTAAATGCGGATGGGATTCTGGCTAAAGGTAAGGCTCTGGCTGGTGGAGTTAAGGCAATCTGGACTGAAACCAAAGATACCGTTGTTGATATTGCCGGTACCACCAAAGCCGCAATTAACTCAGCATCCAGTATCTTTAGTGGTACACCCTCATTTGATCGTTTATCTCAAGCAAAAATAGATATCCAAAATGCTCAACTTGGTAGCAGAGGTGGCAGTAAAGGGGTTACTTCTGGTATCGGACAAAATAAGGCACTCAATCCTGATGGTGGTAAATCAGATAAGTCAAAACAGGGCAAATCCGATGCTGTGCGTCAAGCTGAACAGGCAGCTAAAGCACTTGCTGATATTCGGTATAAATATGCATCTGAAGAAAAGAAAGTCGCTTTAGATCTTCAAAAGGCATTAGATGAGATTGAAAAATCTAAGATGACTGCCGATGAAAAAGCTGCTGCAAAGGTTAAAGCTGAAAAGGATGCTTCAGACAAGATCATTACTATCCGTTTAAAAGAGTTTGAGGAATACAAAAAAGCTCGTGAAGAACAGATAGAAAATTATCAACAGCAAGCACAGCGCCTATATGAAATTGAGGCGGCACGAATTCAGGCTGAATATGATGCCAAGAAAATATCGAATGTTCGCAAAGTTCAATTAGAGAAGCAGCTCGAAGATCAATTACGTGAAATTAAGCGGCAAGGTCTTTTAGAGCGTCTAGCACTTGAGAACGAGCAAACAGGAATCACTGGAAAACAGGGCAATCAAAACCAAATCACAAACAACATTTCGGACTTAGAGACTGACCAAGGTGTTGCTGATACTAAGTCTATGGGCCTAATCAGTGACGCAGAAATGAAGGATTTTGAGGATAAGTTTGGCGGCTTCACTTCTCGACTTTCTAATCTTTGGGATCAAGGCATTCAATCTTTAATGAATGGCACACTGACATGGAGTAACGCAACTAAAGCGGTACTTGCTGACATGGGGGCATTTGCATTGCAATCGGCTACTAAGGAGCTCCAAGGCTGGCTCAGAATCCAAGCGATTAAGTTAGCTCGAAAGCTTGGTTTCGTTGGTGCTGAAACGGCGGCTGAAGCTACTGGTCAAGCGGCTCAAACGGGGGCAACGATCGCAGGTGAAGCAACACGAACTGGTGTTACTGCTGCAGGTGGTTTAACTCGTTTAGGTTTAAAAGCTGCTGAAGCTGTCAAAGGCATCATGATGTCAGCTTGGGAGGCGATGGCGGGCGCATTTAAAGCCATGGTTTCTATTCCTTATATTGGTCCAGTTCTCGCCGTGGGTGCCGGTGCTGCGGCGTTCGGCTTAGTTGCTGGCTTAGCCGGCAAGATCAAATCTGCTCGAGGCGGTTACGACATTCCATCCGGTGTGAACCCTGTTACACAGCTTCATGAAGACGAAATGGTTTTACCTTCACAACATGCAAATACAATCCGTGAAATGGGTAAAGCTATGCGTAGTGGTGCTAGTTTTGGAGCAGCCGCAGCGGCTGAAGGTGGTGGAGGTGGGCCGAGTATTCATATCAGCGCAGTTGATGCAAAAAGTATTGAGCGTTTATTAAAGAAAAATGGTCGTGCGGTCGCTAATGGTTTGAATAGTTACGCTCGTGGATTCGGTAAGAATGGTAAATAA
- a CDS encoding DUF2460 domain-containing protein, whose protein sequence is MSNVLFPELPGLEWDTSITPMFNTKIMTSINGRELRASFQAIPKYEISLSYAFLRENKGRKELQQLQGFYLERRGAFDSFLYKLPDDNQFDCSFVGDGATTIYQLYKLMYDTPLPLGNTEEQTVVAVDPNMWNQTPVKSMWDTNTSKRMWNTATAQITADGKYILSQPVEAGIELNITGTYYYRCRFKDDTQQYVNFMHKLWKAGKVELIGSLGTKI, encoded by the coding sequence GTGTCTAACGTTTTATTTCCAGAGTTACCCGGTCTTGAATGGGATACATCAATTACCCCCATGTTCAATACAAAGATCATGACATCCATTAATGGCCGAGAGCTTCGTGCAAGCTTTCAGGCCATACCGAAATATGAAATCTCGTTGTCTTACGCATTCTTGCGGGAAAATAAGGGGAGAAAAGAATTGCAGCAACTACAAGGTTTTTATTTAGAACGCCGTGGGGCGTTTGATTCATTTCTTTATAAGTTACCAGACGACAATCAGTTTGATTGTTCATTTGTTGGGGATGGTGCCACAACTATTTACCAGCTCTACAAATTGATGTACGACACACCTTTGCCACTAGGCAACACCGAAGAGCAGACGGTGGTTGCTGTAGATCCGAATATGTGGAACCAAACACCTGTTAAATCGATGTGGGATACGAATACATCTAAACGTATGTGGAATACAGCTACTGCACAAATTACTGCTGATGGAAAATATATTCTTTCCCAGCCAGTCGAAGCAGGTATCGAATTGAACATCACCGGCACCTATTACTATCGATGCCGTTTTAAAGATGACACGCAACAATACGTCAACTTTATGCATAAGCTCTGGAAGGCTGGAAAAGTCGAGTTAATTGGATCGTTAGGTACAAAGATATGA
- a CDS encoding DUF2163 domain-containing protein, giving the protein MRQASPQLIALLDADQFIMADLYTITTIQGIEYRYTSYDVNLIVQGKEFRADGPVISRDGISLSLGIEVDNLSITIETNESTKFGDVPVAQAFHNGILDGARFKLERIFMDMYTPTDTSAGTLVLFEGRIVEPELDRYEINASVVSDVDNLKLQMPRNLYTPGCLNTLFDSACGLLNSDFAINTTIGVNSTPNRIICELSQPQGWFTQGVVEFLEGANIGIKRTVRLHEAGALLLTLPLLDMPEIGEAIRVYPGCDKRLDTCTNRFNNRARFRGAPFVPVPETSV; this is encoded by the coding sequence ATGAGACAAGCATCACCACAACTTATAGCTTTGTTAGATGCTGATCAGTTCATTATGGCCGATCTGTACACTATCACGACTATTCAAGGTATTGAGTATCGCTATACAAGCTATGACGTTAATTTAATTGTTCAGGGCAAGGAATTTCGTGCTGATGGTCCAGTCATTAGCCGAGATGGAATTAGCCTTTCTTTGGGGATTGAGGTGGACAATTTATCTATCACGATTGAAACCAATGAAAGTACCAAATTCGGCGATGTGCCTGTAGCTCAGGCTTTTCACAACGGTATATTAGACGGCGCACGGTTTAAGTTGGAACGTATATTTATGGATATGTACACACCAACTGACACCAGTGCCGGCACGTTAGTTTTATTTGAAGGTCGTATTGTTGAGCCTGAGCTCGATCGCTATGAAATTAACGCAAGTGTAGTTTCTGACGTTGATAACTTAAAGCTTCAGATGCCGAGAAACTTATATACGCCCGGCTGCTTAAATACATTGTTTGATAGCGCATGTGGCTTACTCAATTCTGATTTCGCCATAAATACCACTATTGGCGTAAATAGCACACCTAACCGAATCATATGTGAGTTGAGTCAGCCACAAGGATGGTTTACGCAAGGGGTTGTAGAGTTTTTAGAGGGTGCAAATATCGGTATTAAACGTACCGTACGTTTGCATGAGGCTGGTGCATTGCTTCTTACTTTACCTCTATTAGACATGCCTGAAATAGGTGAAGCCATTCGTGTTTATCCTGGTTGTGATAAGCGCCTTGATACTTGTACGAATCGATTTAATAACCGTGCTCGCTTTCGTGGTGCGCCATTTGTACCAGTTCCTGAAACTTCTGTTTAA